In Oryza sativa Japonica Group chromosome 3, ASM3414082v1, one DNA window encodes the following:
- the LOC4331797 gene encoding uncharacterized protein: MSFGVVDMDEEGGAAAAADEIRRLPAEVNWEMLDKSRFFVLGAALFSGVSAALYPAVVVKTHLQVAPPPQAATATAAAILRRDGLRGFYRGFGASLAGTVPARALYMAALEATKSSVGSAAVRLGVSEPAATAAASAAGGVSAAIAAQVVWTPVDVISQRLMVQTSSTCRYRGGVDAFKKILLADGVRGLYRGFGLSIVTYAPSNAVWWASYAMAQRFIWRVVGAERSESYPSLMAVQGASAALAGGASALVTMPLDTVKTRIQVMETDGAAAARPTLKSTVRGLLKEGGWAACYRGLGPRWGSMSLSAATMVTTYEFLKRLSAKEGSLD, from the coding sequence ATGAGCTTTGGTGTTGTGGATATGGATGAggagggcggggcggcggcggcggccgatgagatccggcggctgccggcggaggtGAACTGGGAGATGCTGGACAAGTCGCGGTTCTTCGTCCTCGGCGCGGCGCTCTTCTCGGGCGTCTCCGCGGCGCTGTACCCGGCCGTCGTGGTCAAGACGCACCTgcaggtggcgccgccgccacaggcggccaccgcgaccgccgccgccatcctccggCGGGACGGTCTCCGGGGGTTCTACCGCGGGTTCGGCGCGTCGCTGGCCGGCACGGTGCCGGCGCGCGCTCTGTACATGGCGGCGCTCGAGGCAACCAAGAGCTCGGTCGGATCCGCCGCCGTCCGGCTCGGCGTCTCGGAGCCCGCGGcaacggccgccgcctccgccgcggggggcgtctccgccgccatcgccgcgcagGTCGTGTGGACACCCGTCGACGTCATCAGCCAGCGGCTCATGGTCCAGACCTCCTCCACCTGCCGCTaccgcggcggcgtggacgccTTCAAGAAGAtcctcctcgccgacggcgtCCGTGGCCTGTACCGCGGCTTCGGCCTCTCCATCGTGACCTACGCTCCATCCAACGCCGTGTGGTGGGCGTCCTACGCCATGGCACAGCGCTTCATCTGGCGCGTCGTCGGCGCCGAGCGCTCGGAGAGCTACCCGTCGCTGATGGCCGTGCAGGGCGCGAGCGCCGCCCTGGCCGGGGGCGCGTCGGCGCTCGTGACCATGCCGCTGGACACCGTCAAGACGCGCATCCAGGTAATGGAAaccgacggcgcggcggcggcgcggccgacgcTCAAGAGCACGGTGCGCGGCCTGCTCAAGGAAGGCGGGTGGGCGGCGTGCTACCGAGGGCTCGGGCCGAGGTGGGGATCCATGTCGCTCTCGGCGGCCACCATGGTCACCACCTACGAGTTCTTGAAGCGGCTCTCGGCCAAGGAAGGGTCTCTCGATTAG